A region of Diospyros lotus cultivar Yz01 chromosome 3, ASM1463336v1, whole genome shotgun sequence DNA encodes the following proteins:
- the LOC127798162 gene encoding protein TIFY 6B-like isoform X2, with the protein MERDFLGLNSKDSLVTVKEEAVEGCQDPGASFSKDSGVRWSLPNKVSTLFHFMSLKVAQEEKTGTTGSFDTAHKNFAGATVKPQLLGGIPVTAPHSILPSLGSVGGTTESRFSSKPGAPAQLTIFYAGTVNVFDDISPEKAQAIMFLAGNGYTNVGNMAQPRALAQVPAFKQVGGAGVLSNQPTNASPSSSLSSPISVSSHPLGQSNGGSSTNDEVMAVKSTVVSSTPASKVDPPEVVTPIRTIPADVPQSRKASLARFLEKRKERVMNSAPYNPCKKSPEYDRDTPGLGGASPAGSPNQQGERL; encoded by the exons ATGGAGAGGGACTTCTTGGGCTTGAATTCTAAAGATTCTTTGGTTACAGTCAAGGAAGAGGCCGTTGAAGGATGCCAAGACCCAGGTGCTT cattttcaaaagattcaggCGTTCGCTGGTCCTTGCCAAACAAGGTTTCTactctttttcattttatgtCACTTAAGGTTGCTCAAGAGGAAAAGACTGGAACTACAGGTTCATTTGACACAGCTCACAAG AACTTTGCAGGTGCTACTGTGAAGCCACAATTACTTGGAGGGATCCCTGTAACAGCACCACATTCAATACTCCCTTCTCTTGGTTCTGTTGGGGGAACCACTGAATCACG GTTCAGTTCCAAGCCTGGAGCTCCTGCTCAATTAACCATCTTCTATGCGGGGACTGTGAATGTGTTTGATGACATTTCCCCTGAgaag GCTCAGGCCATTATGTTCTTGGCGGGAAATGGATATACCAATGTTGGAAACATGGCACAGCCAAGGGCTCTGGCTCAGGTCCCTGCCTTCAAGCAGGTTGGGGGAGCTGGGGTTCTTTCCAATCAGCCCACTAATGCATCACCTAGCTCTAGCCTCTCGAGCCCCATATCTGTTTCTTCACATCCATTAGGCCAGTCTAATGGTGGTTCTAGTACCAATGATGAAGTGATGGCAGTTAAATCAACTGTGGTCTCAAGCACTCCAGCTAGCAAAGTTGACCCTCCAGAAGTAGTCACTCCAATAAGAACAATTCCGGCAG ATGTTCCCCAGTCCCGCAAAGCATCTTTGGCCCGTTTCCTCGAGAAGCGCAAAGAAAG GGTGATGAACTCGGCTCCATACAACCCGTGTAAGAAATCTCCTGAATACGACCGTGACACACCAGGACTTGGCGGTGCAAGTCCTGCTGGTTCTCCCAACCAGCAAGGGGAGCGGCTGTGA
- the LOC127798162 gene encoding protein TIFY 6B-like isoform X1 yields the protein MERDFLGLNSKDSLVTVKEEAVEGCQDPGAFVHLKFVAFSKDSGVRWSLPNKVSTLFHFMSLKVAQEEKTGTTGSFDTAHKNFAGATVKPQLLGGIPVTAPHSILPSLGSVGGTTESRFSSKPGAPAQLTIFYAGTVNVFDDISPEKAQAIMFLAGNGYTNVGNMAQPRALAQVPAFKQVGGAGVLSNQPTNASPSSSLSSPISVSSHPLGQSNGGSSTNDEVMAVKSTVVSSTPASKVDPPEVVTPIRTIPADVPQSRKASLARFLEKRKERVMNSAPYNPCKKSPEYDRDTPGLGGASPAGSPNQQGERL from the exons ATGGAGAGGGACTTCTTGGGCTTGAATTCTAAAGATTCTTTGGTTACAGTCAAGGAAGAGGCCGTTGAAGGATGCCAAGACCCAGGTGCTT TTGTTCACCTGAAATTTGTAgcattttcaaaagattcaggCGTTCGCTGGTCCTTGCCAAACAAGGTTTCTactctttttcattttatgtCACTTAAGGTTGCTCAAGAGGAAAAGACTGGAACTACAGGTTCATTTGACACAGCTCACAAG AACTTTGCAGGTGCTACTGTGAAGCCACAATTACTTGGAGGGATCCCTGTAACAGCACCACATTCAATACTCCCTTCTCTTGGTTCTGTTGGGGGAACCACTGAATCACG GTTCAGTTCCAAGCCTGGAGCTCCTGCTCAATTAACCATCTTCTATGCGGGGACTGTGAATGTGTTTGATGACATTTCCCCTGAgaag GCTCAGGCCATTATGTTCTTGGCGGGAAATGGATATACCAATGTTGGAAACATGGCACAGCCAAGGGCTCTGGCTCAGGTCCCTGCCTTCAAGCAGGTTGGGGGAGCTGGGGTTCTTTCCAATCAGCCCACTAATGCATCACCTAGCTCTAGCCTCTCGAGCCCCATATCTGTTTCTTCACATCCATTAGGCCAGTCTAATGGTGGTTCTAGTACCAATGATGAAGTGATGGCAGTTAAATCAACTGTGGTCTCAAGCACTCCAGCTAGCAAAGTTGACCCTCCAGAAGTAGTCACTCCAATAAGAACAATTCCGGCAG ATGTTCCCCAGTCCCGCAAAGCATCTTTGGCCCGTTTCCTCGAGAAGCGCAAAGAAAG GGTGATGAACTCGGCTCCATACAACCCGTGTAAGAAATCTCCTGAATACGACCGTGACACACCAGGACTTGGCGGTGCAAGTCCTGCTGGTTCTCCCAACCAGCAAGGGGAGCGGCTGTGA
- the LOC127796512 gene encoding uncharacterized protein LOC127796512 gives MALEWVVLGYAAAAEAIMVVLLTLPGLDGLRKGLIAVTRNLLKPFLSVVPFCLFLLMDIYWKYETRPTCESPDSCTPTEHLRHQKSIMKSQRNALLIAAALVFYWLLYTVTHLLVRVEQLNLRLQRMKSQE, from the coding sequence ATGGCGTTGGAGTGGGTGGTACTGGGCTACGCCGCCGCCGCAGAGGCGATCATGGTCGTCCTCCTCACCCTGCCGGGGCTCGACGGCCTCCGGAAGGGCCTGATCGCGGTGACACGAAACCTCCTCAAGCCCTTCCTCTCGGTGGTGCCGTTCTGTCTCTTCCTGCTCATGGACATCTACTGGAAGTACGAGACCCGGCCGACCTGCGAATCGCCGGATTCCTGCACCCCCACAGAGCACCTCCGCCACCAGAAGTCCATCATGAAATCGCAGCGCAACGCGCTCCTCATCGCCGCCGCCCTCGTCTTCTACTGGCTCCTCTACACCGTCACGCACTTGCTTGTTCGCGTCGAGCAGCTGAATCTGCGCCTCCAGAGGATGAAGAGCCAGGAATAG
- the LOC127798162 gene encoding protein TIFY 6B-like isoform X3 translates to MERDFLGLNSKDSLVTVKEEAVEGCQDPAFSKDSGVRWSLPNKVSTLFHFMSLKVAQEEKTGTTGSFDTAHKNFAGATVKPQLLGGIPVTAPHSILPSLGSVGGTTESRFSSKPGAPAQLTIFYAGTVNVFDDISPEKAQAIMFLAGNGYTNVGNMAQPRALAQVPAFKQVGGAGVLSNQPTNASPSSSLSSPISVSSHPLGQSNGGSSTNDEVMAVKSTVVSSTPASKVDPPEVVTPIRTIPADVPQSRKASLARFLEKRKERVMNSAPYNPCKKSPEYDRDTPGLGGASPAGSPNQQGERL, encoded by the exons ATGGAGAGGGACTTCTTGGGCTTGAATTCTAAAGATTCTTTGGTTACAGTCAAGGAAGAGGCCGTTGAAGGATGCCAAGACCCAG cattttcaaaagattcaggCGTTCGCTGGTCCTTGCCAAACAAGGTTTCTactctttttcattttatgtCACTTAAGGTTGCTCAAGAGGAAAAGACTGGAACTACAGGTTCATTTGACACAGCTCACAAG AACTTTGCAGGTGCTACTGTGAAGCCACAATTACTTGGAGGGATCCCTGTAACAGCACCACATTCAATACTCCCTTCTCTTGGTTCTGTTGGGGGAACCACTGAATCACG GTTCAGTTCCAAGCCTGGAGCTCCTGCTCAATTAACCATCTTCTATGCGGGGACTGTGAATGTGTTTGATGACATTTCCCCTGAgaag GCTCAGGCCATTATGTTCTTGGCGGGAAATGGATATACCAATGTTGGAAACATGGCACAGCCAAGGGCTCTGGCTCAGGTCCCTGCCTTCAAGCAGGTTGGGGGAGCTGGGGTTCTTTCCAATCAGCCCACTAATGCATCACCTAGCTCTAGCCTCTCGAGCCCCATATCTGTTTCTTCACATCCATTAGGCCAGTCTAATGGTGGTTCTAGTACCAATGATGAAGTGATGGCAGTTAAATCAACTGTGGTCTCAAGCACTCCAGCTAGCAAAGTTGACCCTCCAGAAGTAGTCACTCCAATAAGAACAATTCCGGCAG ATGTTCCCCAGTCCCGCAAAGCATCTTTGGCCCGTTTCCTCGAGAAGCGCAAAGAAAG GGTGATGAACTCGGCTCCATACAACCCGTGTAAGAAATCTCCTGAATACGACCGTGACACACCAGGACTTGGCGGTGCAAGTCCTGCTGGTTCTCCCAACCAGCAAGGGGAGCGGCTGTGA